The stretch of DNA GGTGAACATCGCCTCTCCCGCCGTTTCCCACGAGCAGTCGAGCGCGACGAGGTTCGTGTGCTCGGCGTCCGCAGGCGAGAGCGCCTGCTCTGCGTGGGGGTTCAAGATAACGCCGTAGGGCGTTGCCCGCGCCGAGCGATGTAGCTCACAGCGGTCGAACCGTGCGAGTTTGCGGGCGGTACACTTCTTCGGGTCGTCGTCGCCCTCGTAGCGGACGTGCAGCTTCACTGCTCGCCGGTAGGTGGTGAGAAAGTAAAGGCGCTCCGTTCAGTCGTCGCCGGGGGCTGGGTTCTCGCCATCTTCGCGCACGTCGATTTTTACGCCCGCGGAGTCTCGGTTCTCACCGAACCCGGCGGAGAGGACGCGAATGAGCGCGTCTTCTACCTTCTCGTCTACCTCCTCGAAGCGGTCAGACTCCGCTTCGATGACGAAGCCAGTCGTGATGTTCGGAGAGGTCGGTAAAAAGAGCACTTCGCGGCCATCAGGAGCGATTTTTCCCGTCTTGAACGCGGTCATCCGAAGCCCGTCCCACGTCTCGACTTTCACGGGCTTTTGGAGGTCTTCGGTGCCGGTCAGCGCGGTTTCAATTGCCATCTTCGAGGCGTTGTAGACGATGCGAAGGCCCGGCAGTCGATTCATGAGCCCGTCGATGGTCTCCTCTACGAAGCTCCCGAATGCGGTTCGCATCAGGTAGCCCACTGCGAGGACGAACAGCGAAAAGACGAGGAGCGTCAGAATGACGCCGAGCCAGATTGGTTGGATGTTGGCAACGCCTGAAATCGACGCAATCAGAATGTACAGTCGGAAGACCACGTACGCCACGACGAGGATAGGGATGAGGACGACCAGGCCACTGGCCATGTCGCGTTTCCAGGAGGCCATTTAGCGTACCAACACGCCCCACGATTATCAGCCCTTTCCTTCGCACCTCTCGGTTCAGCGACCAACAATCGCCCGCACCGCGAACAGCAGGTTCTCCTTTCGCTCCATCACGCGGCGGTAGAAATACTGCGCCCAGCGGTCGCCGTAGGGGACGTACTGCCACACGTCGTACTCTTCTGCGAGGTCGTACTGCGCGTCGGTGCGGACGCCCATCAGCATCTGAATCTCGAAATCCGTGCCGTACTCGTCGTGGAGTTCCTTTGCGTAGGCAATCATCTCGGGGTCGTGGCTCCCGACGGCGATGCCGCCCTCGAACTCCTCGAACATGAACTGCAGGTACTCCTTGTACGCACGATTCACCGCGGCTTTGTCCTTGTACGCGATTTCTTTTGGTTCGTCGTACGCGCCCTTGACGAGTCGAATCTTCCCTGGGACGTCGGCGAGGCGTTCTAAGTCCTCGCGCGTGCGCTTCAGGTTCGCCTGAATCGCAAGCCCGACGCCACCTTCGTGTTTGCGCGCGAGGCTCTCGAACACGTCGAGGGTGTCGTCGGTCGTCGTGTGGTCTTCCATATCTAACCAGACGAACACACCCTTCGGCGCGGCGTGGTCAACGATACGCGTGACGTTTTCTGCGAACACGTCCGCGCCGAAGTCGATGCCCACCTGCGAGGGCTTTACCGAGATACACGCATCGAGATTCGCCGCGGCGATGTCGTCCACGAGGTCGATGTACACGTCTGCGTCCGCGTCTGCCTCTGCGCGCTCCGCATAGTGTTCACCAAGGAGATTGAGAATGGCCTTTACCCCCCGTTGATTGAGCGTTCGCGCGTGGTCGAGGGCTGTCGCCTCCGTCTCCCCTGCCACGAATTTGCTCGCGATGGGCGGAATCATACCGGCACTTTTTGCGCTCCCCTATTCAGAATGTTGCTTTTCGTCTGTGACAGATGAAAACCACCCCCGATTAAGGTAGCCGCCCGAGTCAGGGCAGATATATGGGTATCTTTGCGGTGGTTGCGATTGCCTTCTGGGCGATGTTGCCTGCCTACATCCCCAACAACGCCGCTGTCCTCTTTGGCGGCGGTCCGCCCATCGACGGCGGCCGGACGTGGAACGGAAAGCGCCTCCTCGGTGACGGGAAAACGTGGCGCGGAACCGCCGCCGGAACGGCCATTGGCATCCTCGTCGCCCTCCTCCTCAACGCTATTCGTCCCAGCCTCAACCACCAACTCGACTTCATGCTCCCGGCGTTCCCGCTCACCGTCGGTTTTACGCTCGCGTTCGGCGCGATGCTCGGTGACATTCTCGCCTCGTTCATCAAACGCCGCTCCGGGCGCGAACGCGGCGCGGCGTTCCCCTTCCTCGACCAACTCGACTTCGTCGTCGTCGCCCTCCTGTTGACCTTCCTTGTCACTCCCGGCTGGTTCCGCCAGACGTTCACCCTCCCCATCATCGTGACCGTCCTCATCCTCACCCCACTGCTCCACATCACCACGAACGTGATTGCGTATCTGCTGGGGCTGAAAAACGAGCCCTATTAGTGCGCATCTTTTTACAACTCGGGTTCGCCAGAGGCGAACCGCTCGTTGCAAAACCATGCGTGAAAAAGGCCGAATGCGTCGCTGGCGCACTCGGATGCTTCGCTGGACGGCCTCCGCACCGCACAGCAACCGAACTACAACCCCACAGCACAGCCACCGCACAGCCACCGCCGCACAATCGTCCAACTCCTCTCATAACCTCAACACGACGTGCCCATGCTAATGCACGCAAATGGTTACTTCCGGCCTGACAGCCCATCGATGTATTCATAACTGTGCAACCGTGAGGTACAGGGCATGAATCGCGCGGAGAAAGCCGCAATCCAGTTGCAGGCGGTCGCCGTCCTCCGAATGCTCAAGCAGAGTCGGACGTACGACGAACTCGCCTCCCTCACCGGCCTCCCCGCCGGTGACCTGAATCGCTACGTCAACGGCCACGTCCTCCCCGGCGTCGAACGCGCCCGTGAGGTCGTCGGCGGCGTCGGCCACGACGAACTCGCCCGCGAACTCCACGCCCGCATCCGCGTGGACAGCGAGGGGTACGTCGATAACTCCGGTGTCGTCTTCGACCAGTCATTTCTCGACCTCGTCGCCCCCATCGCCGCCGACACCTTCGAGTTCGAGACGCCTGATGTGGTGCTCACCGCCGCGACCGACGGCATCACGCTCGCCGCCGCGATGGCGAGTTACTTCGGCGCACGCCTCGCGTATGCGAAGAAGTCCAAAGAAACTGCCGTAGAAGAGTTCATCGAAGCCCGCCAACGCCTCCAGTCTGGCATCGAACTCACCTACTACCTCCCGGCCTCGGCCATCGACGCGAACGACATGGTGCTCGTCGTAGACGACCTCATCCGCTCTGGGGAAACCCAAGAGCTCCTCCTCGACATCGCCGCGAGCGCGAACGCCGACGTCGGCGGCGTGTTTGCGCTCATCGCCGTGGGCGAAGAAGGCGTCTCCCGCGCCCGCGAACTCACCGACGCACCGGTCGGCGCGCTAACCCAGCTCGAACCCTAATCTATACACGTTTGTGCTGATTTACGTGGCAGTGAGAGGATAACTTTTAAGTCAATTTCAGGCACTGTGCTTAAACGTGCATTATGGCGATAACTGACACAATTGCCGAGTATTTCGGCTTCGAGGAACACAACACCGACCTCCAAACCGAGGTCGTTGCCGGGCTCACGACGTTCCTCACGATGTCGTACATCGTGGTCGTCAATCCCGCAATTCTCAACCTCGCAATCGACGTCCCGGGGCGCACCGACGCACAAACATTCCAGATGATTGCTGTGGTCACCATGATTTCAGCGGCCATCGCAACGCTCGTGATGGCCTTCTATGCGAATCGACCGTTCGCCCAAGCACCGGGCCTTGGGCTGAACGCCTTTTTCGCGTTCACCGTCGTCCTCGGTCTCGGCGTTCCGTGGCAGACCGCGCTCGCCGCCGTCGTCGTGGAGGGTGTGGTGTTCATCGCGCTCACCGCCGTCGGGGCGCGTGAGTTCATCATCGGGCTGTTTCCCGAACCCGTCAAGTTCGCTGTCGGGACCGGGATTGGCCTCTTCCTTGCGATTATCGGCCTCGAAGCCATGCGCGTCGTCGCGGGCGACGCTGCGACGTTCGTGTCGTTCAATCCGGTGTTCGCCGCAGACCCCATCGCCATCATCTCCGCGGTGGGCCTGTTCGTCACGTTCGCGCTCTACGCTCGTGGCGTTCGTGGCTCCATCATCATCGGCATCATCCTGACCACGCTCGCCGGGTACGCCGCCCACGCGATGGGCTACCGCGCCCTGCCCGCAGAGCAGGTTCCAGACGGAACCACGCTCGCTGCAGGCTCGCTCGTTGGCTCTACCCAGGTCACCTACTCCGCGGCTGGCTACGACATCACGCCGCTCGTCGGCGCGTTCGTCCAGGGCTTCCAGAACGTTGACGCCCTCGCCTTCTCGCTCATCGTGTTCACGTTCTTCTTCGTGGACTTCTTCGACACCGCGGGGACGCTCACCGGCGTCGCGCAGGTCGCAGGCTTCCTCGACGACGAAGGTGACCTCCCCGACATCGACAAACCGCTCATGGCCGACGCGGTCGGGACGACCGCAGGTGGGATTCTCGGCACCTCGACGGTCACGACGTACATCGAATCCGCGACGGGTGTCGAAGAAGGCGGTCGGACGGGCATGACCGCCCTCGTCGTTGCACTCCTGTTCCTTGCGTCGCTCGCTCTCGTGCCGCTCGCCGCCGCCGTGCCGCTCTATGCCTCACATATCGCACTCGTGGTGGTCGCGGTGCTCATGCTCCGCAACATCGCGGACGTCCAGTGGGACAAGATTTCACACGCCGTTCCCGCAGGCCTGACCATCCTCGTGATGCCGTTTACGTTCTCTATCGCCTACGGCATCGCCGCAGGGATCATCTCCTACCCGCTCGTGAAAGCCGCCACCGGCGAAGCGCGCGACGTGCACGCTGGGCAGTGGATTCTGGCTGGCCTGTTCGTCTTTTACTTCTTCGTCCGCACGAGCGGCCTGCTCGCCGGTCAACTCTAATCCGCCGCTGTTGTGTGCGCGGCACACACCTCCGTTCCCCTTTTTACGAACGACTCCATAGGAGGGGTCGATGAGCACGATTCAAGTTTACAATCTTCCCGGCTGCCCGTTCTGTGCGAAAGTCACGAACAAACTCGACGAACTCGGACTGGAGTACGACACAATCGACGTCCCTTCGGCGCACGCAGAGCGCACCGAAGTAAAGGAAGTAAGCGGCCAGACCGGCGTTCCCGTCATCGTTGACGAGGAACACGGCGTCTCCGGGATGGCAGAGAGCGGCGACATCGTCCAGTACTTAGAAGAAACCTACGCATAAGCACCGATTTTGCGGTCGCTGCTGGCGTTCGCCAACGCAACCCACACCCCCTTGTTTCGACTGGAACTCGCTGCCAGTGACACCTGTGTTTTTAGCCGTCTCACGCCAATGTACACCCAATGGGTTCAACGGTTCGGGCACGCGCCGGAAAAAACGCCGCCGGTATCGCAAGTCTGCTCGTTACCGGTATCTGGCTCGCCGCCATGTTCACCGGGCAAAGCTGGTGGCTCGCGGCCATGCTGTTTGGCTACATCGTCGTCGTCCCAATCGTCGCGCTCCTCTTTGGCGATGACGAGGACGGTCTCGAGACGTGGTGGGACGACCAGTGGAACGCCCCGAGCGAGCGCGAACAGGCGGACGAGCCAGCAGAAAACAAGCGTGACGCGCTCGAAACGCTCAGAGACCGCTACGCACGCGGCGAACTCACCGACGAACAGTTCGAGCGCAAGCTAGAGCGTCTGCTCGATACCGATACGCTCGAAAGTGCAGAAGACCGGGCCGCTGTCCGCGACCGGCTGAAAGAGTAGTTAGGCCTCAGAGCCAGAGCGTTTCGTGCGCTCGTAGATGAGGTCACGCAGGTCGTCGGGGTCGTCGATGCGCTCGATTTCTTGCTGTTCGATGATGGCCGTGTGTTTCACCGAATCGCGCTTTGCGCGGTCGACAACGTACACAGACCGGGTCTGGGTGACTTCACCGAGCGAACTCATGATGCGAGCGCGCTTCTCTGCGGTTTTCGTGAACGCAGAATGTCCGGTGAGGACGCGGTCTTCGCGGTTGTCCGTCTCGCTTACGGCCTTGAAGGGTGCACGGGCGGTCGGATGGACTTGGAAGCCAACCCGCGTGAGCGCGCTCACGAAGTGCGCATCGTCGGGGTCTACGGACTCCTCTGCCTGCCGTTCCTCCTTCGCCAGCTCCTCTGCGAGCATCTCGACGGGCGTCGTGAGCGGCTGGTTGAACAGCTCCTCTAAGTGGGCGGCCACTTCGACGCTCGCGTTCATGCCGTCTTCGTATTTCGAGACAGTACGTCGCGAGACGCCGAGTTCGGTGGCGAGCTGTCCGAGGCTCCACCCGCGCTCTTCGCGGGCGTCTGCGAGCACTTCCTCGTCGATGTTCACGTAGAGGCCGCCGGGGGCGGCGTAGATGAGCGGTGGAACACCTTCGACGAAGAAGTCCATCGCGGTATCGGGGCTGATGACGGGGACGCCGTGGCGGAAGTAGACGACGCCCGGTTTCAAGTCTTCGTCGCGGGTTCGGAGGCCGAGGACGAGCGGTGTCGCGTCCAAGAACCGTCCGAGGCGGCGCATCTCGATGCCTGTGTGTGCGTCTAAGGCGTCGATGTTGCCGAGAATCTTGACCAGAATGAGGTCATCGTGCCGGCGGGCCGCCACGTCGAAGCTTTTCGGACGGATGGCACACCGGTCGCTCACCGTAAAGCCCGCATCGGCGAGCATTGCGGTCACGTTCTCGACCAGTGCTGACCGTGACATGGACTATAATAAGCTAGTCCTGCCATATATGCGTTGTGCCACCCGAAAACCCGCGCCTTCGGTCGATTCACCCGGTCTGTGGGGATAGATTCATATATTCAATCGTCGGGTCGAAACCGGGAAATTCGAGCGCCGGTAACCCCCTCGCGTGACGCTCATTGGCCTCGACGACACCGATTCGAGAGAACGCGGGATGTGTACGACCTACGCCGC from Haladaptatus sp. ZSTT2 encodes:
- a CDS encoding DUF502 domain-containing protein produces the protein MASWKRDMASGLVVLIPILVVAYVVFRLYILIASISGVANIQPIWLGVILTLLVFSLFVLAVGYLMRTAFGSFVEETIDGLMNRLPGLRIVYNASKMAIETALTGTEDLQKPVKVETWDGLRMTAFKTGKIAPDGREVLFLPTSPNITTGFVIEAESDRFEEVDEKVEDALIRVLSAGFGENRDSAGVKIDVREDGENPAPGDD
- a CDS encoding proline dehydrogenase family protein; translation: MIPPIASKFVAGETEATALDHARTLNQRGVKAILNLLGEHYAERAEADADADVYIDLVDDIAAANLDACISVKPSQVGIDFGADVFAENVTRIVDHAAPKGVFVWLDMEDHTTTDDTLDVFESLARKHEGGVGLAIQANLKRTREDLERLADVPGKIRLVKGAYDEPKEIAYKDKAAVNRAYKEYLQFMFEEFEGGIAVGSHDPEMIAYAKELHDEYGTDFEIQMLMGVRTDAQYDLAEEYDVWQYVPYGDRWAQYFYRRVMERKENLLFAVRAIVGR
- a CDS encoding CDP-2,3-bis-(O-geranylgeranyl)-sn-glycerol synthase, producing MGIFAVVAIAFWAMLPAYIPNNAAVLFGGGPPIDGGRTWNGKRLLGDGKTWRGTAAGTAIGILVALLLNAIRPSLNHQLDFMLPAFPLTVGFTLAFGAMLGDILASFIKRRSGRERGAAFPFLDQLDFVVVALLLTFLVTPGWFRQTFTLPIIVTVLILTPLLHITTNVIAYLLGLKNEPY
- a CDS encoding phosphoribosyltransferase family protein; its protein translation is MNRAEKAAIQLQAVAVLRMLKQSRTYDELASLTGLPAGDLNRYVNGHVLPGVERAREVVGGVGHDELARELHARIRVDSEGYVDNSGVVFDQSFLDLVAPIAADTFEFETPDVVLTAATDGITLAAAMASYFGARLAYAKKSKETAVEEFIEARQRLQSGIELTYYLPASAIDANDMVLVVDDLIRSGETQELLLDIAASANADVGGVFALIAVGEEGVSRARELTDAPVGALTQLEP
- a CDS encoding NCS2 family permease, whose product is MAITDTIAEYFGFEEHNTDLQTEVVAGLTTFLTMSYIVVVNPAILNLAIDVPGRTDAQTFQMIAVVTMISAAIATLVMAFYANRPFAQAPGLGLNAFFAFTVVLGLGVPWQTALAAVVVEGVVFIALTAVGAREFIIGLFPEPVKFAVGTGIGLFLAIIGLEAMRVVAGDAATFVSFNPVFAADPIAIISAVGLFVTFALYARGVRGSIIIGIILTTLAGYAAHAMGYRALPAEQVPDGTTLAAGSLVGSTQVTYSAAGYDITPLVGAFVQGFQNVDALAFSLIVFTFFFVDFFDTAGTLTGVAQVAGFLDDEGDLPDIDKPLMADAVGTTAGGILGTSTVTTYIESATGVEEGGRTGMTALVVALLFLASLALVPLAAAVPLYASHIALVVVAVLMLRNIADVQWDKISHAVPAGLTILVMPFTFSIAYGIAAGIISYPLVKAATGEARDVHAGQWILAGLFVFYFFVRTSGLLAGQL
- a CDS encoding glutaredoxin family protein, with the translated sequence MSTIQVYNLPGCPFCAKVTNKLDELGLEYDTIDVPSAHAERTEVKEVSGQTGVPVIVDEEHGVSGMAESGDIVQYLEETYA
- a CDS encoding SHOCT domain-containing protein, whose product is MGSTVRARAGKNAAGIASLLVTGIWLAAMFTGQSWWLAAMLFGYIVVVPIVALLFGDDEDGLETWWDDQWNAPSEREQADEPAENKRDALETLRDRYARGELTDEQFERKLERLLDTDTLESAEDRAAVRDRLKE
- a CDS encoding transcriptional regulator, which encodes MSRSALVENVTAMLADAGFTVSDRCAIRPKSFDVAARRHDDLILVKILGNIDALDAHTGIEMRRLGRFLDATPLVLGLRTRDEDLKPGVVYFRHGVPVISPDTAMDFFVEGVPPLIYAAPGGLYVNIDEEVLADAREERGWSLGQLATELGVSRRTVSKYEDGMNASVEVAAHLEELFNQPLTTPVEMLAEELAKEERQAEESVDPDDAHFVSALTRVGFQVHPTARAPFKAVSETDNREDRVLTGHSAFTKTAEKRARIMSSLGEVTQTRSVYVVDRAKRDSVKHTAIIEQQEIERIDDPDDLRDLIYERTKRSGSEA